From a single Portunus trituberculatus isolate SZX2019 chromosome 15, ASM1759143v1, whole genome shotgun sequence genomic region:
- the LOC123504006 gene encoding protein NYNRIN-like — MYPLPYRYLLTCIDRATRWVEAIPLIDITASSTAVAFVAGWVSRFGVPLQVVTDRGAQFESELFSELSSMIGFHHVRTTSYHPQANGIIERHHRSLKSAVMARQDNWYLALPIVLLGYRLTPNISGYSPFTAVTGAHMMYPSPLIDRDASRSMNLATIQVFINEMQSIDFSDLASGDCHSTPHPYVPKDLLTCQKVWLRVDRIRKSLEAPYSGPYEVLQRAPKYFIIKLPRGNTSVSIDRLKPVYIKERVNKQPTPPVDVSTQSIAIPDFPLPSVSNTPYTTRSGRTVRFRQHPDYCSY; from the coding sequence ATGTATCCTCTTCCCTACCGCTACCTTTTGACTTGCATTGACAGAGCAACTAGATGGGTTGAAGCCATTCCTCTCATCGACATTACTGCAAGCTCAACTGCAGTTGCCTTCGTCGCCGGCTGGGTATCTCGTTTTGGAGTTCCGCTGCAAGTCGTCACTGACCGTGGTGCCCAGTTCGAGAGTGAACTGTTCTCTGAGCTCTCGTCAATGATCGGCTTTCATCACGTTCGTACGACAAGCTACCATCCACAAGCAAATGGCATCATTGAGAGACATCACAGGTCTTTGAAGTCCGCAGTcatggcaagacaagacaattgGTATTTGGCCTTGCCTATAGTTCTCCTTGGCTACCGTTTGACGCCTAATATCTCAGGTTATTCCCCATTTACAGCTGTGACGGGTGCCCACATGATGTATCCTTCGCCACTGATTGATAGAGATGCGTCTCGCTCGATGAATTTAGCCACCATCCAGGTTTTCATCAATGAGATGCAGTCCATTGACTTCAGTGACTTGGCATCTGGGGATTGTCACTCAACACCTCACCCGTATGTGCCCAAGGATCTCCTCACTTGTCAGAAGGTCTGGCTACGTGTGGACCGCATTCGCAAAAGTTTAGAGGCGCCTTACTCAGGCCCCTATGAGGTTCTCCAGCGTGCACCTAAGTACTTCATTATCAAGCTTCCACGGGGAAACACTTCGGTCTCCATCGACCGCCTCAAGCCGGTTTATATAAAGGAGCGCGTCAATAAACAGCCTACCCCTCCAGTTGATGTATCTACGCAGTCTATTGCCATCCCtgatttccctcttccttctgtttctaaCACCCCTTACACTACACGCAGCGGACGGACGGTTCGGTTTCGACAGCACCCTGACTATTGTTCTTACTAG